GGCGCCGCTCCCGCAGCGGCCGTGGCTCGCCCTCGCGGTGTTCACGCCGGCTGCCGCCCTGTTGCTGGTCGTGACGCAGGCGGGGTGGCGGGCCGCGGTCATCCAGAGCCTGATCACGGCTTGCGTCTGCCTCTCACTCGTGGTGCTGACCGGCTTCGTCGGCCAGGTCTCGCTGGCCCAGGCCGCGCTGGCCGGGATCGGCGGCTTCACGCTGGCCAAGCTGCTCGACGCGATCGGCCTGCCCTTCCCGGTGGGCCTGCTCGTCGCGGGGCTCGTGACCGTCCCCATCGGGCTGCTCATCGGCTTGCCCGCCCTGCGCATCCGGGGGATCAACCTGGCCATCGTCACCCTGGGCGCCGGCGTGGCCCTCGACGCCTTCGTGTTCCGCAGCGAGACGGTGTCGGGCGGGCTGGCCGGCGTCTCGGTTCCCGCGCCGGACCTGTTCGGGCTCGACGTGGGCATCAACGGGTCGGCGCCGGCGGACTACCCCCGGATCGTGTTCGGCCTCGTGGCTCTCGCTGTGTTCGTGCTGCTCGCGGTCCTCGCCGTCAACCTGCGCCGCAGCGCCACCGGTGCTCATTGCCTCGCGGTCCGCTCGAACGAGCGGGCCGCGGGCGCCATCGGCATCAACGCCGCCGCCACCAAGCTGCTCGCCTTCGCCCTGTCGGCCTTCGTCGCCGGCGTGGCCGGCGGGCTCATCGGCTACCAGCAGGGACGGCTCTCCCCGGAGAGCTTCTCCATCTTCGTGAGCCTGATGTTGCTGTCGATCGCCTACATCGGCGGCATCGCCACCATCCCCGGCGTGCTCGTCGCCGGCTTCCTGCTGGCCCCGGGTGGTCTCGGCTTCACCGCCCTGGAGCGGTGGTTCGAGCTCGGCCGGTACCAGCCGTTGATCGCCGGCCTCGGCGTGGTGGTGAGCGCGGTGCTCAATCCCGACGGCCTCGCCGCTGCCCGCCGGCGGCGGACGGAGCGACCACCGGCGTCGGTGCGCGTGCCCGCCGTCCCGTCGTCGGGGCCGGCTGCCCCTGCCCTCGCCGGGAGCGAGGCGTGACCGGCTCGGCGCCGCTGCTGGCGGTGCGCGACCTGCACGTGGCCTTCGGCGGCGTCGCCGCGGTCGACGGCGTGAGCTTCGACGTCCCCGCCGCCACGTTGGTCGGCCTCATCGGGCCGAACGGCGCCGGGAAGACCACCTGTATCGACGCCGTCACGGGGGGATTGCCCCAGGCCGACGGCTCGGTCACCTTCGACGGTCGCGAGCTCCGGGGCCTCGCCCCGTACCGGCGGGCCCGCCTCGGGCTGATCCGCACGTTCCAGTCCATCGAGCTCTTCGACGACCTCACCGTCCGCGACAACCTCCGGGCCGCGGCCAACCGGCGCACGTGGTGGCAGTCGCTCGGCGACCTGGTCGCCCCGCGCTGGCACGACGACGAGTCGGCCATCGACGCCGCCCTCGACCTTCTGGGCCTCACCGACGCCGCCGACGCACTGCCCGCCGAGCTGTCGCAGGGCGAACGGACCCTCGTCGGCGTGGCCCGCGGCCTGGCCGCCCACCCCCGGCTCCTCCTGCTCGACGAGCCCGCCGCCGGCCTCGACAGCACCGAGACCCTCGCCCTCGGCGAGCACCTGCGGGCCATCGTCGACGCCGGGGTCACCGTGCTCCTCGTCGACCACGACATGGGCCTGGTACTGGGATCGTGCGACCACGTGATCGTCCTCGACTTCGGCCGGGTCCTCGTCGAGGGACCGCCGGACGCGGTGCGCTCCGACGAGCGGGTGATCGCCGCCTACCTGGGCGACGACGCCCTCACCGGCACGGACACCGCGGGTGGGACGGGGGAGCGATGAGCCTGCTCGAGGTCGACGGGCTGACCAGCGGGTACGGCGACTCGGTCGTCGTGCGGGACCTGCAGCTACGGGTGGAGGCCGGTGAGGTGGTGTCGCTGCTCGGCGCCAACGGCGCCGGCAAGACGACCACCCTGCTGACCCTCACGGGCACGCTGCGCCCGATCGCCGGGTCCGTCCGCCTCGACGGCGAGCGCCTCGACGGCCGGCCCGCCCCGGCGGTCGCCCGCCGCGGCGCCGTGCTCGTCCCCGACGACCGCGGCCTCTTCCCGAAGCTCACGGTGCGCGAGAACCTGGCCCTCGTCGGCCGCCGCCGGCGCTCGGACACCGACCCGTTCGAGGTGTTCCCCGAGCTCGCCGACCGTCGCCACGTGGCTGCCGGGCTCCTGTCCGGCGGCCAGCAGCAGATGCTGGCCATCGCCCGGGCGCTCCAGTGCCGGCCCCGCCTGCTCCTCATCGACGAGCTGAGCTTCGGGCTCGCGCCAGTCGTCGTCCAGCGGCTGCTGCCCATCGTGCGCCGGGTCGCCGACGAGCAGGGTGCGGGCGTCCTCCTCGTCGAACAGCACGTGCACCTCGGCCTGGCCGTGGCCGACCGGGCCTACGTCCTGCGCCACGGGCGGTGCGTGCTCGAGGGCACCGCGGCGTCGCTCCAGGACGACGTGTCCCTCCTGCACGCCAGCTACCTGGGCGAGGTGGACGAGGTGCCGGACGAACCGGACGCTGCCGCCGGCGCCCCGACCCACCGCTCGATCCCACCCGCCGCCGAGGAGGCGCACCGATGATCCCCGCGACCATGGGCGACCTGCCCCTGACCGTCAACGCCATCCTCCGCCACGGCCGCACGGTCCACGGCGGCGCCGAGTGCGTGACCTTCACCGGCGAGGGCTGCCGGCGCGCCACCTACGCCGAGGTGGCCGCCAACGCCGACCGCCTCGCCGCTGCCCTCACCCGCCTCGGCATCGGCGAGGACGACCGGGTCGGCACCTTCCTCTGGAACAACCAGGAGCACCTCGAGGCCTACTTCGCGGTGCCGTGCATGGGAGCGATCCTGCACACCCTCAACATCCGGCTCTCCGCCGAGCAGCTCGTCTACGTGGTCGGGCACGCGCAGGACCGCATCGTGTTGGTGGACGACTCGCTCGTACCCGTGATCGGCGCCGTCGCCGACCAGCTCACGACGGTCGAGGCGTGGATCGTCGTGGGCG
The genomic region above belongs to Acidimicrobiales bacterium and contains:
- a CDS encoding ABC transporter permease encodes the protein MSDLVLYALLGLGAGAVFALLAVGLIVQWQASNVVNFAYGAMAMLCAYCFSELRTTGDLVLPVIGLPHRLPLADGGLALGPALAITLVYGALLGVVVHAAIFRWLRHAPALAKVVASIGLMLALQAVAVLHFGTSARPTPPVFAGGNVEVLGASVGQDRLLVAGIAVLLAVGLTLLYRFTRFGVVTRAAAQNERAAALLGLWPIRSEVANWALASALAALAGVLAAPITSLTPSTLTLAIVPALAAVLVAGLSSFLVAAVAGLAIGIGQSLCVDAATTWDWFPQQGVAEVLPFLVIVGAMLVRGAGLPTRGESSEGRLPRAPLPQRPWLALAVFTPAAALLLVVTQAGWRAAVIQSLITACVCLSLVVLTGFVGQVSLAQAALAGIGGFTLAKLLDAIGLPFPVGLLVAGLVTVPIGLLIGLPALRIRGINLAIVTLGAGVALDAFVFRSETVSGGLAGVSVPAPDLFGLDVGINGSAPADYPRIVFGLVALAVFVLLAVLAVNLRRSATGAHCLAVRSNERAAGAIGINAAATKLLAFALSAFVAGVAGGLIGYQQGRLSPESFSIFVSLMLLSIAYIGGIATIPGVLVAGFLLAPGGLGFTALERWFELGRYQPLIAGLGVVVSAVLNPDGLAAARRRRTERPPASVRVPAVPSSGPAAPALAGSEA
- a CDS encoding ABC transporter ATP-binding protein — its product is MTGSAPLLAVRDLHVAFGGVAAVDGVSFDVPAATLVGLIGPNGAGKTTCIDAVTGGLPQADGSVTFDGRELRGLAPYRRARLGLIRTFQSIELFDDLTVRDNLRAAANRRTWWQSLGDLVAPRWHDDESAIDAALDLLGLTDAADALPAELSQGERTLVGVARGLAAHPRLLLLDEPAAGLDSTETLALGEHLRAIVDAGVTVLLVDHDMGLVLGSCDHVIVLDFGRVLVEGPPDAVRSDERVIAAYLGDDALTGTDTAGGTGER
- a CDS encoding ABC transporter ATP-binding protein; the protein is MSLLEVDGLTSGYGDSVVVRDLQLRVEAGEVVSLLGANGAGKTTTLLTLTGTLRPIAGSVRLDGERLDGRPAPAVARRGAVLVPDDRGLFPKLTVRENLALVGRRRRSDTDPFEVFPELADRRHVAAGLLSGGQQQMLAIARALQCRPRLLLIDELSFGLAPVVVQRLLPIVRRVADEQGAGVLLVEQHVHLGLAVADRAYVLRHGRCVLEGTAASLQDDVSLLHASYLGEVDEVPDEPDAAAGAPTHRSIPPAAEEAHR